A region of Faecalibacterium taiwanense DNA encodes the following proteins:
- a CDS encoding response regulator transcription factor, with product MANEKILVVDDDTNICELLRLYLTKEGYQVTVANDGEEGLEKFNQVKPDMVLLDVMMPKMDGLEVCRRIRKAGNTPVMMLTAKGETFDKVLGLELGADDYMVKPFDAKEVVARIKAVLRRCQTTTAAAESTEGVIEFDNLRLDMNSYELRVKGKVVEAPPKELELLNCLASHPNRVYTRDQLLDEVWGFEYYGDSRTIDVHVKRLREKLAGASDKWELKTVWGVGYKFEVRQ from the coding sequence ATGGCCAACGAAAAGATCCTCGTTGTGGACGACGATACCAATATCTGCGAGCTGCTGCGGCTGTACCTGACCAAGGAGGGCTATCAGGTCACGGTGGCAAACGATGGCGAAGAAGGTCTGGAAAAGTTCAATCAGGTCAAGCCCGATATGGTGCTGCTGGACGTGATGATGCCCAAGATGGACGGTCTGGAAGTGTGCCGCCGCATCCGCAAGGCGGGCAACACCCCGGTGATGATGCTCACGGCCAAGGGCGAGACCTTTGATAAGGTGCTGGGCTTGGAGCTGGGTGCAGACGATTACATGGTAAAGCCCTTTGATGCCAAGGAAGTGGTGGCCCGCATCAAGGCGGTGCTGCGCCGCTGCCAGACCACCACGGCTGCTGCCGAGAGCACCGAGGGCGTGATCGAATTCGACAACCTGCGTCTGGACATGAACAGCTATGAGCTGCGGGTCAAGGGCAAGGTGGTGGAGGCTCCCCCCAAGGAGCTGGAACTGCTGAACTGTCTGGCCTCCCACCCGAACCGCGTCTACACCCGCGACCAGCTGCTGGACGAGGTGTGGGGCTTTGAGTATTACGGCGACAGCCGCACCATTGATGTGCATGTCAAGCGCCTGCGCGAGAAGCTGGCCGGTGCTTCCGACAAATGGGAGCTGAAGACCGTATGGGGCGTGGGCTATAAGTTCGAGGTGCGTCAGTAA
- a CDS encoding HAMP domain-containing protein, translating to MRKSISVAFFSLVSTLMVLGIVLMGASEWVLFKNYFAKDRYETLDQVVGVTQRTAQYLVQQAELPEGDELDALSTKLEIIGESAEAYLFFTDNDGRVMIASSPDKLESLTVPEEMMEKIDASGADYYHVFGTLGGMLDGKSYITVSEMRNENGQPSGYLFLCSSGEQLTQFKQQFWSNFLLSACVMLLCASILTKILMRQLTDPLQKVTDAAQRFGGGDLSVRVEEWKAKARQPTLPAPSTAWQTTSR from the coding sequence ATGCGCAAAAGTATCTCGGTGGCGTTCTTCTCGCTGGTGTCCACCCTGATGGTGCTGGGCATCGTGCTGATGGGCGCTTCGGAGTGGGTGCTGTTCAAGAACTACTTTGCCAAGGACCGCTACGAAACACTGGATCAGGTGGTGGGCGTCACCCAGCGCACGGCCCAGTATCTGGTCCAGCAGGCGGAGCTGCCGGAAGGCGATGAGCTGGACGCACTGAGCACCAAGCTGGAGATCATCGGCGAGAGCGCAGAGGCCTATCTGTTCTTTACCGACAACGACGGCCGGGTGATGATCGCCTCCAGCCCGGACAAGCTGGAGAGCCTGACCGTGCCGGAAGAAATGATGGAGAAGATCGACGCTTCCGGTGCGGACTACTACCATGTGTTCGGCACGCTGGGCGGCATGCTGGACGGGAAAAGCTACATCACGGTCAGCGAAATGCGCAATGAGAACGGCCAGCCCAGCGGCTACCTGTTCCTGTGCTCTTCCGGTGAGCAGCTGACCCAGTTCAAGCAGCAGTTCTGGTCCAACTTTTTGCTGTCGGCCTGTGTGATGCTGCTGTGTGCCAGCATCCTGACCAAGATCCTGATGCGCCAGCTCACCGACCCGCTGCAGAAGGTGACGGATGCCGCCCAGCGCTTTGGCGGCGGTGATCTTTCCGTCCGTGTGGAGGAGTGGAAGGCGAAGGCGAGGCAGCCGACCTTGCCCGCACCTTCAACCGCATGGCAGACAACATCCAGATGA
- a CDS encoding HAMP domain-containing sensor histidine kinase, whose translation MEGEGEAADLARTFNRMADNIQMNDNSRGQFMGNIAHELRTPMTTIKGFVDGILDGTIPPDMQNHYLQLVSEETGRLARLIQNMLDLSKLESGEYQVNARMFNIWETITGVALSAEQRINDGMIDIDGLTMDEKVLVYADPDLIHQVVYNLLDNAIKFTPAGGTIRFGVEKLGPEAEISIWNSGQGISPEALPYVFQRFYKEDRSRGLHARGAGLGLNICKVLVNLSGGQIRVESQQGEWCRFVFTLPTVAPNPGGMKRLPDEAGGEPTVEDPASMKPVE comes from the coding sequence GTGGAAGGCGAAGGCGAGGCAGCCGACCTTGCCCGCACCTTCAACCGCATGGCAGACAACATCCAGATGAACGACAACTCCCGCGGTCAGTTCATGGGCAACATCGCCCACGAGCTGCGCACCCCCATGACCACCATCAAGGGCTTTGTGGACGGCATTCTGGACGGCACCATCCCGCCGGATATGCAGAACCACTACCTGCAGCTGGTCAGTGAGGAAACGGGCCGTCTGGCACGGCTCATCCAGAACATGCTGGATCTTTCCAAGCTGGAAAGCGGCGAATATCAGGTGAATGCCCGGATGTTCAACATCTGGGAGACCATCACCGGCGTGGCGCTCTCGGCAGAGCAGCGCATCAACGACGGCATGATCGACATCGACGGCCTGACCATGGACGAAAAGGTGCTGGTCTACGCCGACCCCGACCTGATCCATCAGGTGGTGTATAACCTGCTGGACAACGCCATCAAGTTTACGCCTGCGGGCGGCACCATCCGCTTCGGGGTGGAAAAGCTTGGCCCGGAAGCCGAGATCTCCATCTGGAATTCCGGGCAGGGCATCAGCCCGGAAGCGCTGCCCTACGTGTTCCAGCGGTTCTACAAGGAGGACCGCTCCCGCGGCCTGCACGCCCGGGGCGCTGGCCTTGGCCTGAACATCTGCAAGGTGCTGGTGAACCTTTCCGGCGGGCAGATCCGGGTGGAGAGCCAGCAGGGCGAGTGGTGCCGGTTTGTGTTCACCCTGCCCACCGTGGCCCCGAACCCCGGCGGCATGAAGCGTCTGCCGGACGAAGCCGGCGGTGAACCCACCGTGGAAGACCCTGCAAGCATGAAGCCCGTAGAATGA